In Pseudomonas fakonensis, one DNA window encodes the following:
- a CDS encoding heavy metal translocating P-type ATPase, whose product MTHPTPCYHCALPVPAGSRFTAVVLGEPRAFCCPGCQAVAESIVAGGLEHYYQHRSDSSANPETLPKQLQDELALYDRDDVQRNFVRHEGELAEATLLVEGISCAACGWLIEKHLRNLAGVSEARLNLSNHRLLVSWADDQLPLSSLLAELRHIGYAAHPYQPDQAAEHLAAENRSALRRLGVAGLLWFQAMMATMATWPEFNIDLSPEMHTILRWVALFLTIPIVFYSCAPFFKGAARDLRTRHLTMDVSVSLAIALAFGAGIWTAITGSGELYFDTVGMFALFLLTGRYLERRARERTAAATAQLVNLLPASCLRLGADGQAERILLGELRCADRVQVLPGAVIPADGCIVAGRSSVDESLLTGEYLPQPRRSGDRVTGGTLNVESTLTVEVQALGQESRLSAIVRLLERAQSEKPRLAEIADRASQWFLLFSLVAAAVIGLVWWQLDAGRAFWIVLAMLVATCPCALSLATPTALTAATGTLHKLGLLVTRGHVLEGLNQIDTVIFDKTGTLTEGRLALRSIRPLGRLDGDQCLALAAALENRSEHPIARAFGRAARPAEAVNAVPGLGLEGEVDSQRLRIGQATFVCALSGTEVPAVPEPRGQWLLLGDRHGPLAWFGLDDRLRDDAADLVAACKARGWQTLLLSGDSSPMVAEVAAQLGIDQAVGGLRPDDKLSRLKQLQGEGRKVLMLGDGVNDVPVLAAADISIAMGSATDLAKTSADAVLLSNNLQALVQAFALARRTRRNIVQNLLWASLYNGLMLPFAALGWVTPVWAAVGMSVSSLIVVLNALRLTRQGSAAGPVTCASPTPGRKTLCPPSM is encoded by the coding sequence ATGACCCACCCCACCCCCTGCTACCACTGCGCCCTGCCCGTCCCCGCCGGCAGCCGCTTCACCGCCGTGGTCCTTGGCGAGCCACGGGCCTTCTGCTGCCCGGGCTGCCAGGCGGTGGCCGAGTCCATCGTCGCCGGGGGGCTGGAGCATTACTACCAGCACCGCAGCGACAGCAGCGCCAACCCCGAGACCTTGCCCAAACAGTTGCAGGACGAACTGGCGCTGTACGACCGTGACGACGTGCAGCGCAACTTCGTACGCCACGAGGGCGAGCTGGCCGAAGCCACGCTGCTGGTCGAGGGCATCAGTTGCGCAGCCTGCGGCTGGCTGATCGAGAAGCACCTGCGCAACCTTGCCGGGGTCAGCGAAGCACGCCTGAACCTGTCCAACCACCGCCTGCTGGTCAGCTGGGCCGACGACCAGTTGCCGCTGTCGAGCCTGCTGGCCGAGCTGCGCCACATCGGTTACGCCGCCCACCCCTATCAGCCCGACCAAGCCGCTGAACACCTGGCCGCCGAAAACCGCAGCGCCCTGCGCCGCCTGGGGGTGGCCGGGCTGCTCTGGTTCCAGGCGATGATGGCGACCATGGCCACCTGGCCGGAATTCAACATCGACCTGTCGCCCGAGATGCATACCATCCTGCGCTGGGTCGCACTGTTTCTGACCATCCCCATCGTGTTCTACAGCTGCGCGCCGTTTTTCAAAGGCGCCGCCCGCGACCTGCGCACCCGCCACCTGACCATGGACGTGTCGGTGTCGCTGGCCATTGCCCTGGCCTTCGGCGCCGGCATCTGGACCGCCATCACCGGCAGCGGCGAGCTGTACTTCGATACCGTGGGCATGTTCGCACTGTTTCTGCTCACCGGCCGCTACCTGGAGCGCCGCGCCCGCGAGCGCACCGCAGCGGCCACCGCGCAACTGGTCAACCTGCTGCCGGCCTCGTGCCTGCGCCTGGGCGCCGATGGCCAGGCCGAACGCATTCTGCTGGGCGAGCTGCGCTGCGCCGACCGCGTGCAGGTGCTGCCGGGGGCGGTAATCCCCGCCGATGGCTGCATCGTCGCCGGGCGCTCCAGCGTCGACGAGTCGCTGCTGACCGGTGAATACCTGCCGCAGCCCCGGCGCAGCGGCGACCGGGTTACCGGCGGCACGCTGAATGTCGAAAGCACCCTGACCGTCGAGGTTCAGGCCCTCGGCCAGGAGTCGCGGTTGTCGGCCATCGTGCGCCTGCTGGAACGCGCCCAGTCGGAAAAGCCCCGCCTGGCCGAAATCGCCGACCGTGCCTCGCAGTGGTTCTTGCTGTTCAGCCTGGTGGCGGCGGCGGTGATCGGCCTGGTGTGGTGGCAGCTGGATGCGGGGCGGGCATTCTGGATTGTCCTGGCCATGCTGGTGGCCACCTGCCCCTGCGCCCTGTCGCTGGCCACCCCCACCGCGCTGACCGCCGCCACCGGCACCTTGCACAAGCTCGGCCTGCTGGTGACCCGCGGTCATGTGCTCGAGGGCCTGAACCAGATCGACACGGTGATCTTCGACAAGACCGGCACCCTTACCGAAGGCCGCCTGGCCCTGCGCAGCATCCGCCCGCTGGGCCGGCTTGATGGCGACCAGTGCCTGGCCCTGGCCGCAGCGCTGGAGAACCGCTCCGAACACCCCATCGCCCGCGCCTTCGGCCGTGCCGCGCGGCCCGCCGAGGCGGTCAATGCGGTGCCTGGGCTGGGGCTGGAAGGCGAGGTAGACAGCCAACGCCTGCGCATCGGCCAGGCCACGTTCGTTTGCGCCCTGAGCGGCACTGAAGTGCCCGCCGTACCCGAACCACGCGGCCAGTGGCTGCTGCTGGGCGACCGCCACGGCCCGCTGGCCTGGTTCGGCCTGGACGACCGCCTGCGCGATGACGCCGCGGACCTTGTGGCCGCCTGCAAGGCCCGCGGCTGGCAAACCTTGCTGCTGTCTGGCGACAGCTCGCCGATGGTCGCCGAGGTGGCCGCGCAACTGGGCATCGACCAGGCCGTTGGCGGCCTGCGCCCGGACGACAAGCTCAGCCGCCTGAAGCAGTTGCAGGGCGAAGGGCGCAAGGTGCTGATGCTCGGTGACGGGGTCAACGACGTGCCGGTGCTGGCCGCCGCCGACATCAGCATCGCCATGGGCAGCGCCACCGACCTGGCCAAAACCAGCGCCGACGCGGTGCTGCTGTCGAACAACCTGCAGGCGCTGGTGCAGGCCTTTGCCCTGGCCCGCCGCACGCGCCGCAACATTGTCCAGAACCTGCTGTGGGCGAGCCTGTACAATGGCTTGATGCTGCCGTTCGCTGCGCTGGGCTGGGTGACCCCGGTCTGGGCGGCAGTCGGCATGTCGGTCAGCTCGCTGATCGTGGTGCTCAACGCCCTGCGCCTGACCCGCCAGGGCAGCGCTGCCGGCCCCGTCACCTGCGCGTCGCCCACGCCTGGAAGGAAGACCCTATGCCCGCCCTCTATGTGA
- a CDS encoding cbb3-type cytochrome oxidase subunit 3: MDIGMIRGLGTVVVLVAFVGLALWVFSPRRKQDFDEATRLPFADDPEAIRHVEQAKNASGSKQQ, from the coding sequence ATGGATATCGGGATGATTCGCGGCCTGGGTACCGTGGTGGTGCTGGTGGCTTTCGTGGGCCTGGCGCTGTGGGTGTTCAGCCCGCGGCGCAAGCAGGACTTCGATGAAGCGACGCGGCTGCCGTTCGCGGACGACCCCGAGGCCATCCGCCACGTCGAGCAAGCGAAAAACGCTTCTGGGAGCAAACAACAATGA
- the ccoS gene encoding cbb3-type cytochrome oxidase assembly protein CcoS, with product MPALYVMIPAALLLVGVAVYIFFWAVDSGQYDDLESPAHSILFDDQDPRHQAAVKPEDAKPDDKDPAPRA from the coding sequence ATGCCCGCCCTCTATGTGATGATCCCCGCTGCCCTGCTGCTGGTTGGCGTGGCCGTGTACATCTTCTTCTGGGCGGTGGACAGCGGCCAGTACGACGACCTGGAAAGCCCGGCCCACAGCATCCTGTTCGACGACCAGGACCCGCGCCACCAGGCTGCGGTAAAGCCCGAAGACGCAAAGCCCGACGACAAGGACCCTGCCCCGCGTGCCTGA
- the ccoG gene encoding cytochrome c oxidase accessory protein CcoG, with product MSKQIPVHDVTPPASKGKDSVDLYASREKIYTRAFTGLFRRLRMVGGAALFLLYFGTVWLNWGGRQAVWWDLPERKFYIFGATIWPQDFILLSGILIVAAFGLFFITVYAGRVWCGYTCPQSVWTWVFMWCEKVTEGDRNQRMKLDKAPMSANKFLRKLAKHSMWLLIGLITGLTFVGYFAPVRELVIEFFTGQADGWAYFWVGFFTLATYGNAGWLREQVCVYMCPYARFQSVMFDKDTLIVSYDPRRGETRGPRKKDADYKAQGLGDCIDCTMCVQVCPTGIDIRDGLQVECIGCAACIDACDAIMDKMNYPKGLISYTTEHNLSGQKTHMLRPRLIGYAMVLLVMIGALATAFATRSLVGFDVAKDRVLYRENAQGRIENVYSLKVMNKDQRDHVYVLDATGVPDLQLTGQREIRVAAGDIVSLPVQLSVAPEKLPSTTNEIIFTLKDADDSGQQVEAKSRFIGPQIR from the coding sequence ATGAGCAAGCAAATACCGGTACATGACGTCACCCCGCCTGCCAGCAAAGGGAAGGATTCCGTCGACCTCTACGCCTCGCGCGAAAAAATCTACACCCGCGCCTTCACCGGCCTGTTCCGTCGCCTGCGCATGGTCGGCGGCGCCGCATTGTTCTTGCTGTACTTCGGCACCGTGTGGCTGAACTGGGGCGGCCGCCAGGCCGTGTGGTGGGACCTGCCCGAGCGCAAGTTCTACATCTTCGGCGCCACCATCTGGCCGCAGGATTTCATCCTGTTGTCGGGCATATTGATCGTCGCCGCCTTCGGCCTGTTCTTCATCACCGTGTATGCCGGGCGCGTATGGTGCGGCTACACCTGCCCGCAAAGCGTATGGACCTGGGTGTTCATGTGGTGCGAGAAAGTCACCGAGGGTGACCGCAACCAGCGCATGAAGCTGGACAAGGCGCCGATGAGCGCCAACAAGTTTTTGCGCAAGCTGGCCAAGCACAGTATGTGGCTGCTGATTGGCCTGATCACCGGCCTGACCTTCGTCGGCTACTTTGCCCCGGTGCGCGAGCTGGTCATCGAGTTCTTCACCGGGCAAGCCGACGGCTGGGCCTACTTCTGGGTCGGCTTCTTCACCCTGGCCACCTACGGCAACGCCGGCTGGCTGCGCGAGCAGGTGTGCGTGTACATGTGCCCCTATGCGCGCTTCCAGAGCGTGATGTTCGACAAGGACACCCTGATCGTCAGCTACGACCCGCGCCGCGGCGAAACCCGCGGCCCGCGTAAAAAGGACGCGGACTACAAGGCCCAGGGCCTGGGCGACTGCATCGACTGCACCATGTGCGTGCAGGTGTGCCCCACCGGCATCGACATCCGCGACGGCCTGCAGGTCGAGTGCATCGGCTGCGCCGCGTGCATCGATGCGTGCGATGCGATCATGGACAAGATGAACTACCCCAAGGGCCTGATCAGCTACACCACCGAGCACAACCTGTCCGGGCAGAAGACCCACATGCTGCGCCCGCGCCTGATCGGCTACGCCATGGTGCTGCTGGTGATGATCGGCGCCCTGGCCACCGCCTTCGCCACCCGTTCGCTGGTAGGCTTCGACGTGGCCAAGGACCGCGTGCTGTACCGCGAGAACGCCCAAGGCCGGATCGAGAACGTGTACAGCCTGAAAGTGATGAACAAGGACCAGCGCGACCACGTGTATGTGCTGGACGCCACCGGCGTGCCCGACCTGCAGCTGACCGGCCAGCGCGAGATCCGCGTGGCCGCCGGCGACATCGTCAGCCTGCCGGTGCAGCTGTCGGTGGCCCCGGAAAAACTGCCCTCGACCACCAACGAAATCATCTTCACCCTGAAGGACGCCGACGACAGCGGCCAACAGGTCGAAGCCAAGAGCCGTTTCATCGGCCCACAGATCCGCTGA
- the ccoP gene encoding cytochrome-c oxidase, cbb3-type subunit III has translation MTTFWSLYVTVLTLGTIFSLTWLLLSTRKGQREEITDETVGHAFDGIEEYDNPLPKWWFWLFVGTIVFALGYLVLYPGLGNWKGVLPGYSYLDNDKQTEFSNGQAGWTGVHEWEKEMAKADARFGPIFAKFAAMPLEEVAKDPQALKMGARLFASNCSVCHGSDAKGAYGFPNLTDNDWRWGGEPETIKTTIMGGRHGVMPAWGTVIGEQGVADVAAFVLSNLDGRKLPDDAKADPVKGQQIFATNCVACHGPEGKGTPAMGAPNLTHPQAFIYGSSFAQLQQTIRYGRQGQMPAQEQLQGNDKVHLLAAYVYSLSHQEQQAPKAE, from the coding sequence ATGACAACCTTCTGGAGTCTGTACGTCACCGTACTCACCCTGGGCACCATCTTCTCGCTGACCTGGCTGCTGCTGTCGACCCGCAAGGGCCAGCGCGAGGAGATCACCGACGAGACCGTGGGCCACGCCTTCGACGGCATCGAGGAGTACGACAACCCGCTGCCCAAATGGTGGTTCTGGCTGTTCGTCGGCACCATCGTGTTCGCCCTGGGTTACCTGGTGCTGTACCCGGGCCTGGGCAACTGGAAAGGCGTGCTGCCGGGCTACTCGTACCTGGACAACGACAAGCAGACCGAGTTTTCCAACGGCCAGGCCGGCTGGACCGGCGTGCACGAGTGGGAAAAGGAAATGGCCAAGGCCGATGCGCGCTTCGGGCCGATCTTCGCCAAGTTCGCTGCCATGCCGCTGGAAGAAGTGGCCAAGGACCCGCAGGCACTGAAGATGGGCGCTCGGCTGTTCGCCTCCAACTGCTCGGTGTGCCACGGCTCCGACGCCAAGGGTGCCTACGGCTTCCCCAACCTCACCGACAACGACTGGCGTTGGGGCGGCGAGCCGGAAACCATCAAGACCACCATCATGGGCGGGCGCCACGGGGTGATGCCGGCCTGGGGCACGGTGATCGGCGAGCAAGGCGTGGCTGACGTGGCGGCCTTCGTGCTGAGCAACCTGGACGGGCGCAAGCTGCCTGACGACGCCAAGGCCGACCCGGTCAAGGGCCAGCAGATCTTCGCCACCAACTGCGTGGCCTGCCACGGCCCCGAGGGCAAGGGCACCCCGGCCATGGGCGCCCCCAACCTGACCCACCCGCAGGCGTTCATCTACGGTTCGAGCTTCGCCCAGTTGCAGCAGACCATCCGCTACGGCCGCCAGGGCCAGATGCCGGCGCAAGAGCAGCTGCAGGGCAATGACAAGGTGCACCTGCTGGCGGCTTATGTGTACAGCCTGTCGCATCAGGAGCAACAAGCACCAAAGGCCGAGTGA
- the ccoO gene encoding cytochrome-c oxidase, cbb3-type subunit II: protein MKHEAVEKNIGLLAFFMVIAVSIGGLTQIVPLFFQDVTNKPVEGMKPRTALEVEGRDIYIREGCVGCHSQMIRPFRAETERYGHYSVAGESVWDHPFLWGSKRTGPDLARVGGRYSDDWHRAHLYNPRNVVPESKMPSYPWLVENKLDGKDTAKKLEVLRTLGTPYTDEDIAGARDAVKGKTEMDALVAYLQGLGTIIKSKR, encoded by the coding sequence ATGAAGCATGAAGCCGTCGAGAAGAACATTGGCCTGCTGGCCTTCTTCATGGTCATCGCTGTCAGCATCGGTGGCCTTACGCAAATCGTCCCGCTGTTTTTCCAGGACGTCACCAACAAGCCGGTCGAGGGCATGAAGCCGCGCACCGCGCTGGAAGTCGAAGGCCGCGATATCTACATTCGCGAAGGTTGCGTGGGCTGCCACTCGCAGATGATCCGCCCGTTCCGCGCCGAAACCGAACGCTACGGCCACTACTCGGTGGCCGGCGAAAGCGTCTGGGACCACCCGTTCCTGTGGGGTTCCAAGCGCACCGGCCCGGACCTGGCCCGTGTAGGTGGCCGCTACTCCGACGACTGGCACCGCGCGCACCTGTACAACCCGCGCAACGTGGTGCCTGAGTCGAAGATGCCATCCTACCCGTGGCTGGTCGAGAACAAGCTCGACGGCAAGGACACCGCCAAGAAGCTCGAAGTGCTGCGCACCCTCGGTACCCCTTACACCGACGAAGACATCGCCGGTGCCCGCGACGCGGTCAAGGGCAAGACCGAGATGGACGCCCTGGTGGCGTACCTGCAAGGCCTTGGCACCATCATCAAGAGCAAACGGTGA
- the ccoN gene encoding cytochrome-c oxidase, cbb3-type subunit I yields MSTAISPTAYNYKVVRQFAIMTVVWGILGMGLGVFIASQLVWPQLNLDLPWTSFGRLRPLHTNLVIFAFGGCALFGTSYYVVQRTCQTRLISDSMAAFTFWGWQAVIVGALITLPMGYTTTKEYAELEWPLAILLAIVWVTYGLVFFGTIVKRKTKHIYVGNWFYGAFIVVTAMLHIVNHISLPVSLFKSYSAYAGATDAMIQWWYGHNAVGFFLTTGFLGMMYYFVPKQAERPIYSYRLSIVHFWALITLYIWAGPHHLHYTALPDWAQSLGMVMSIILLAPSWGGMINGMMTLSGAWHKLRTDPILRFLVVSLAFYGMSTFEGPMMAIKTVNSLSHYTDWTIGHVHAGALGWVAMISIGAVYHMIPKLYGREQMHSVGLINAHFWLATIGTVLYIASMWVNGITQGLMWRAINDDGTLTYSFVEALQASHPGYIVRALGGAFFASGMLLMAYNVFRTVRAANPVQAEEAAKIVVVGAH; encoded by the coding sequence ATGAGCACAGCAATCAGCCCGACTGCTTATAACTATAAGGTCGTCCGCCAGTTCGCCATCATGACGGTGGTCTGGGGGATCCTTGGCATGGGGCTCGGCGTCTTCATCGCCTCGCAACTGGTCTGGCCCCAGCTCAACCTGGACCTGCCATGGACGAGCTTTGGCCGCCTGCGCCCGCTGCACACCAACCTGGTGATCTTTGCCTTCGGCGGCTGCGCCCTGTTCGGCACCAGCTACTACGTGGTGCAGCGCACCTGCCAGACCCGCCTGATCTCCGACAGCATGGCCGCCTTCACCTTCTGGGGCTGGCAGGCGGTGATCGTCGGCGCGCTGATCACCCTGCCGATGGGCTACACCACCACCAAGGAATACGCCGAGCTGGAGTGGCCGCTGGCGATCCTGCTGGCCATCGTCTGGGTCACCTACGGGCTGGTGTTCTTCGGCACCATCGTCAAGCGCAAGACCAAGCACATCTATGTCGGCAACTGGTTCTACGGCGCCTTCATCGTGGTTACCGCGATGCTGCACATCGTCAACCACATCTCGCTGCCGGTAAGCCTGTTCAAGTCGTACTCGGCCTACGCCGGCGCCACTGATGCGATGATCCAGTGGTGGTACGGGCACAACGCGGTGGGTTTCTTCCTCACCACGGGCTTTTTGGGGATGATGTACTACTTCGTGCCCAAGCAGGCCGAGCGGCCGATCTACTCGTACCGCTTGTCGATCGTGCACTTCTGGGCGCTGATCACCCTGTACATCTGGGCCGGCCCGCATCATTTGCACTACACCGCCCTGCCCGACTGGGCGCAGTCGCTGGGCATGGTGATGTCGATCATCCTGCTGGCGCCAAGCTGGGGCGGCATGATCAACGGCATGATGACCCTGTCGGGGGCCTGGCATAAGCTGCGCACCGATCCGATTTTGCGCTTCCTCGTGGTGTCTTTGGCGTTCTACGGAATGTCCACCTTCGAAGGCCCGATGATGGCCATCAAGACAGTCAACTCGCTGTCGCACTACACCGACTGGACCATCGGCCACGTACACGCCGGCGCCCTCGGCTGGGTGGCGATGATCTCCATCGGCGCGGTGTACCACATGATCCCGAAACTCTACGGCCGCGAGCAGATGCACAGCGTCGGCCTGATCAACGCGCACTTCTGGCTGGCCACCATCGGCACCGTGCTGTACATCGCCTCGATGTGGGTCAACGGCATCACCCAGGGCCTGATGTGGCGCGCCATCAACGACGACGGCACCCTCACCTACTCGTTCGTCGAAGCGCTGCAAGCCAGCCACCCGGGCTACATCGTCCGCGCCCTGGGCGGTGCGTTCTTTGCCTCGGGCATGCTGCTGATGGCCTACAACGTGTTCCGCACCGTTCGCGCGGCCAACCCGGTACAGGCTGAGGAAGCCGCCAAGATCGTCGTCGTGGGAGCGCACTGA
- a CDS encoding FixH family protein gives MPAATATSPWYKHLWPWIIIGILTTSVCLSLTMVSIAVRNPDNLVNDNYYEAGKGINRSLDRELLAQTLNLKASIHLDELTGEVDVRLSGNSNPQTLELNLISPTQPDRDRKVQLARSEPGRYVGQLDDKVEGRRFVELLGSQDEHVWRLFEEEKVEHGVALQLGDEAIQGAEHL, from the coding sequence ATGCCTGCCGCTACCGCCACCAGCCCCTGGTACAAGCACCTCTGGCCCTGGATCATCATCGGTATCCTGACCACCTCGGTGTGCCTGAGCCTGACCATGGTCAGCATTGCCGTGCGCAACCCCGACAACCTGGTCAACGACAACTACTACGAGGCCGGCAAGGGCATCAACCGCTCGCTGGACCGCGAACTGCTGGCCCAGACCCTCAACCTCAAGGCCAGCATCCACCTCGACGAGCTGACCGGCGAAGTGGACGTACGCCTGAGCGGCAACAGCAACCCGCAAACCCTGGAACTGAACCTGATCTCCCCCACCCAGCCGGACCGCGACCGCAAGGTGCAACTGGCCCGCAGCGAGCCTGGCCGCTATGTCGGCCAGCTGGACGACAAGGTCGAGGGGCGGCGCTTCGTCGAGCTGCTGGGCAGCCAGGATGAGCATGTATGGCGCCTGTTCGAGGAGGAGAAGGTCGAACATGGAGTGGCCTTGCAGTTGGGGGATGAGGCCATTCAAGGCGCCGAGCACCTGTAG
- the tssI gene encoding type VI secretion system Vgr family protein, whose translation MLHPGLKANFTLAFDEIDVDFQVLSFEGFEAISQPYRFEVELVSERPDIDLESLLHKQAFLAYNPDGNGIHAQVYQVAQGDSGKRLHRYRLVLVPHLAYLAHRTNQRIFQQLTAPQIIGKIFEEHGLQSDAYRFSLGTPCPVREYCVQYDESDLHFVQRLCEEEGMHYHFEHSREGHLLVFGDDQAFFPKLGQPASYVQDTGMVADEPVIKRFNVRLETRPSRVTRRDYDFEKPRLLMEAAYKLGQPTLDEPDLEDYDYPAGFTDRARGKQLSQRALERHRADYQQAEGHGDVPRLVSGHFMQLAEHPRVEWNDLWLLTEVYHEGKQPQVLEESVTSDPSDDKDDFHQGYRNRFLATPWDVFYRPPFKHPKPQVLGSQSAVVTGPKGEEIYCDEYGRVKVQFFWDREGKGIETTSCWLRVSSSWAGERYGGVAIPRIGMEVLVTFLEGDPDQPLVSGCLYHAVNPVPYALPAHKTRTTFKTLSSPGGGGFNELRIEDKKGQEQIFVHAQRDWDQNIGNDQKIHVGNERHDTVVANSYSKFQSEEHRTTLGDRKTEIKVDDHLTVGNNQHVKIGTAQLVEAGREVHIKAGDKVVIDAGMQISLSGGGSFITLDAGGVKVVGAQVLLNAGGAPGSGSGIGILSPLLPGAAATALAGKVPEAPQVPTWLELNLHYKNLDPVPGAPYRVEFADGSVKEGKLDDKGFARLEDVPSGKAMVYYGEDPRPFTRDSVVSVVETDEAMNAELRKLGLDPDDVDLQALIEQHSGRMV comes from the coding sequence ATGTTGCATCCAGGGCTCAAGGCCAACTTCACGCTGGCCTTCGACGAGATCGATGTCGACTTCCAGGTGCTCTCGTTCGAAGGCTTCGAAGCCATCAGCCAGCCATACCGCTTCGAAGTGGAGCTGGTCAGCGAACGCCCCGACATCGACCTGGAAAGCCTGCTGCACAAGCAGGCGTTTCTCGCCTACAACCCGGACGGCAACGGCATCCACGCCCAGGTGTACCAGGTGGCCCAGGGCGACTCGGGCAAGCGCCTGCACCGCTACCGGCTGGTGCTGGTACCGCACTTGGCCTACCTGGCGCATCGCACCAACCAGCGCATCTTCCAGCAGCTGACCGCGCCGCAGATCATCGGCAAGATTTTCGAAGAGCACGGCCTGCAAAGCGATGCCTACCGCTTCAGCCTCGGCACCCCGTGCCCGGTGCGCGAGTACTGCGTGCAGTACGACGAGTCCGACCTGCACTTCGTGCAGCGCCTGTGCGAAGAGGAGGGCATGCACTACCACTTCGAGCACAGCCGCGAAGGCCACCTGCTGGTGTTCGGCGACGACCAGGCGTTCTTCCCCAAGCTCGGCCAGCCGGCGAGCTACGTGCAAGACACCGGCATGGTCGCCGATGAGCCGGTGATCAAGCGTTTCAACGTGCGCCTGGAAACCCGCCCCAGCCGCGTGACCCGCCGCGACTACGACTTCGAGAAGCCGCGCCTGCTGATGGAGGCTGCCTACAAGCTCGGCCAGCCGACCCTCGACGAACCGGATCTGGAAGATTACGACTACCCGGCCGGTTTCACCGACCGTGCCCGCGGCAAGCAACTGAGCCAACGTGCCCTGGAGCGCCACCGTGCCGATTACCAGCAGGCCGAAGGCCATGGCGATGTGCCGCGGCTGGTGAGCGGCCACTTCATGCAACTGGCCGAGCACCCGCGCGTGGAGTGGAACGACCTGTGGCTGCTGACCGAGGTGTACCACGAAGGCAAGCAGCCGCAGGTGCTGGAAGAGTCGGTGACCAGCGACCCCAGCGACGACAAGGACGACTTCCACCAGGGCTACCGCAACCGCTTCTTGGCCACCCCATGGGATGTGTTCTATCGCCCGCCATTCAAGCATCCCAAACCCCAGGTACTGGGCAGCCAGAGCGCCGTGGTCACTGGCCCCAAGGGCGAGGAGATCTACTGCGACGAATACGGCCGGGTGAAGGTGCAGTTCTTCTGGGACCGTGAAGGCAAGGGCATCGAGACCACCAGCTGCTGGCTGCGGGTGTCGTCCAGCTGGGCCGGCGAGCGTTACGGTGGCGTGGCCATTCCGCGCATCGGCATGGAAGTGCTGGTGACCTTCCTCGAAGGCGACCCCGACCAGCCGCTGGTCAGCGGCTGCCTGTACCACGCCGTCAACCCGGTGCCCTACGCGCTGCCGGCACACAAGACCCGCACCACCTTCAAGACCCTGAGCAGCCCCGGCGGCGGCGGCTTCAACGAGCTGCGGATCGAGGACAAGAAAGGCCAGGAGCAGATCTTCGTGCACGCCCAGCGCGACTGGGACCAGAACATCGGCAACGACCAGAAGATCCACGTCGGCAACGAGCGCCACGACACTGTGGTAGCCAACAGCTACAGCAAGTTTCAGTCCGAAGAGCACCGCACCACGCTGGGTGACCGCAAGACCGAGATCAAGGTGGACGACCACCTGACCGTGGGCAACAACCAGCACGTGAAGATCGGCACCGCGCAACTGGTGGAAGCCGGCCGGGAAGTGCATATCAAGGCCGGCGACAAGGTGGTGATCGACGCCGGCATGCAGATCAGCCTGAGCGGTGGCGGCAGCTTCATCACCCTCGATGCCGGTGGCGTGAAGGTGGTGGGGGCGCAGGTGCTGCTCAATGCCGGTGGTGCGCCGGGCAGTGGCAGTGGCATCGGCATTCTGTCGCCATTGTTGCCGGGGGCAGCGGCCACGGCGCTGGCCGGCAAGGTGCCGGAGGCCCCGCAGGTACCGACCTGGCTCGAATTGAACCTGCACTACAAGAACCTCGACCCGGTACCCGGGGCGCCGTACCGGGTGGAGTTCGCCGATGGTTCGGTGAAGGAAGGCAAGCTGGATGACAAAGGCTTTGCGCGGTTGGAGGACGTGCCTTCAGGCAAGGCGATGGTTTATTACGGCGAGGACCCGCGGCCGTTTACTCGCGACTCTGTTGTTTCAGTCGTAGAAACGGATGAAGCCATGAACGCCGAGCTACGCAAGCTGGGACTGGATCCAGACGATGTGGATCTTCAGGCCTTGATTGAGCAACATTCAGGGAGAATGGTATGA